A DNA window from Pirellulales bacterium contains the following coding sequences:
- a CDS encoding saccharopine dehydrogenase NADP-binding domain-containing protein, translating to MHTVVLLGAGKIGRMIARFLVDSGDYRVRVADNDPAALERLARGLAVEPIELNVEDQTSLVKALDGADTVVSALSYYHNPRVAEAALETGTSYFDLTEDVETTRRVREIAAKARPGQIFMPQCGLAPGFISIVAYHLTRYFEKLDTVRMRVGALPQFPTGSLKYNLTWSTDGLINEYCNPCDAVYAGRRIDVLPLEGLENFSLDGVRYEAFNTSGGLGTLCETLEKSVRELNYKTIRYQGHRDQMVLLVNELQLGERRDLLKEILEQAVPITFQDVVVTFTTVTGWRNGQLVQVTDARKIYHELIGDENWSAIQITTAAGICAVVDLHAAGRLPSQGFVRQEEVGFEEFLANRFGKRYDAASATRFSTGAGTMPIRPFQPR from the coding sequence ATGCACACAGTCGTCTTGCTCGGCGCCGGAAAGATCGGCCGGATGATCGCCCGGTTTCTGGTCGATTCGGGAGACTACCGCGTTCGCGTCGCGGACAACGATCCTGCTGCGCTCGAGCGACTTGCCCGCGGGCTGGCCGTCGAACCGATCGAGTTGAACGTCGAAGACCAGACCTCGCTGGTCAAGGCGCTCGACGGGGCCGACACGGTCGTCTCGGCGCTCAGTTACTACCACAATCCCCGCGTCGCCGAGGCGGCGTTGGAGACGGGGACGAGCTATTTCGACCTGACCGAAGACGTCGAGACCACTCGTCGGGTGCGCGAGATCGCCGCGAAGGCTCGCCCCGGGCAAATCTTCATGCCGCAGTGCGGCTTGGCCCCCGGCTTCATTTCGATCGTCGCCTACCATCTGACCCGGTATTTCGAGAAGCTCGACACGGTGCGGATGCGCGTCGGCGCTCTGCCGCAGTTTCCCACCGGGTCGCTCAAGTACAACCTCACGTGGTCGACCGACGGGCTCATCAACGAATACTGCAACCCCTGCGATGCCGTGTACGCCGGTCGACGGATCGACGTGTTGCCGCTCGAGGGGCTCGAAAACTTCTCGCTCGACGGCGTCCGTTACGAGGCGTTCAACACCAGCGGCGGGCTGGGAACCTTGTGCGAGACGCTCGAGAAGTCGGTCCGCGAATTGAACTACAAAACGATCCGTTATCAGGGGCATCGCGATCAGATGGTGCTGCTGGTCAACGAACTTCAACTCGGCGAAAGGCGGGATCTGCTCAAGGAAATCCTCGAGCAGGCCGTGCCAATTACCTTCCAGGACGTCGTCGTCACGTTCACCACCGTCACCGGCTGGCGCAACGGCCAACTGGTCCAGGTGACCGACGCCCGTAAGATTTACCACGAGCTCATCGGCGACGAGAATTGGAGCGCCATCCAGATTACGACCGCCGCGGGCATCTGCGCCGTCGTCGACTTGCACGCAGCGGGGCGCTTGCCAAGCCAGGGTTTCGTCCGTCAAGAAGAGGTTGGGTTCGAGGAGTTTCTCGCCAACCGGTTCGGCAAGCGTTACGACGCGGCTAGCGCCACCCGCTTCAGCACCGGCGCGGGCACGATGCCGATCCGGCCGTTTCAACCGAGGTGA
- the rsgA gene encoding ribosome small subunit-dependent GTPase A, with protein MSGKKRKVRADFRKNRAVRPRDKTWSQGVDPHADEVADLATRQNISGKGELTRKRTLAGAEVHQGDEGAELLPGVDRDLCRLGSVLRVQGLVNLVQLDDGQVRKCATRRILKTLATDQRHVVVAGDRVWVRLEGVDEGIIERVEPRHGVIARGSRGRQHVIAANVDQVVIVVSVAEPALKPHLVDRYLVAAERHRVEPIICLNKVDLVDRADLQPLVGVFSQYGYRVVQLSATLGWGIEELRSLLTSRQSAITGQSGVGKSSLLNAVDPSLNLRVGEVSAENQKGRHTTTTAELIPLACGGFVVDTPGIRQFQLWDVEPKELAGFFRDLRPYVSQCRYPDCTHNHEEPCAVKDAVADGYLDVRRYESYLQMLENEPA; from the coding sequence ATGAGCGGCAAGAAACGCAAGGTTCGCGCCGATTTCCGCAAGAACCGTGCTGTCCGTCCGCGCGACAAAACGTGGTCGCAGGGCGTCGACCCGCACGCCGACGAGGTGGCGGATCTTGCCACCCGGCAGAACATCTCCGGCAAGGGCGAGCTCACCCGCAAACGGACCCTCGCCGGCGCCGAGGTCCACCAGGGAGACGAAGGCGCCGAGCTCCTCCCCGGCGTGGATCGGGACCTCTGCCGGCTGGGGAGCGTGTTGCGCGTTCAGGGCTTGGTCAACCTCGTCCAGCTCGACGACGGCCAAGTCCGCAAGTGTGCGACGCGTCGCATCCTCAAGACGCTCGCGACCGACCAGCGGCACGTCGTCGTCGCGGGAGACCGCGTGTGGGTTCGTCTCGAAGGGGTCGACGAGGGGATCATCGAGCGGGTCGAACCGCGTCACGGAGTCATCGCCCGCGGCAGTCGCGGGCGGCAGCACGTCATCGCGGCCAACGTCGACCAAGTCGTGATCGTGGTGAGCGTCGCCGAGCCGGCGCTCAAGCCGCATCTCGTCGACCGGTATCTTGTCGCGGCCGAGCGGCATCGCGTCGAGCCGATCATCTGTCTCAACAAGGTCGACCTTGTCGACCGGGCCGACCTGCAGCCCCTCGTGGGGGTCTTCAGCCAATACGGGTATCGCGTCGTCCAGCTCTCGGCGACCTTGGGCTGGGGGATCGAGGAGCTGCGATCGCTGCTGACGAGTCGCCAGTCGGCCATCACCGGGCAGAGCGGCGTCGGCAAGAGCAGCCTGTTGAACGCCGTCGACCCGTCGCTGAATCTGCGCGTCGGAGAGGTGAGCGCCGAAAACCAGAAGGGCCGCCACACGACGACCACCGCGGAGTTGATCCCGCTCGCCTGCGGCGGGTTCGTCGTCGACACGCCGGGGATCCGTCAGTTCCAACTGTGGGACGTCGAGCCGAAGGAGCTCGCCGGATTTTTTCGCGACCTGCGGCCTTACGTCAGCCAATGTCGCTACCCGGACTGCACGCACAATCACGAGGAACCGTGCGCCGTGAAGGATGCGGTCGCCGACGGCTACCTCGACGTGCGGCGGTACGAGAGCTATCTGCAGATGCTTGAGAACGAACCGGCGTAG
- the solA gene encoding N-methyl-L-tryptophan oxidase — MRMRFQSLVLGLGGVGSAALWRLAQRGISVVGIDRFAPPHDRGSSHGKTRILRQAYFEHPDYVPLARASYRLWDELEQAGGQPLRHNTGLVQFGPADGAVVRGVLTAAREHQLHVEQLESDQVRRRWPGFAADGLAAVYEPAAAALLVERCVAAQLTAARAAGAEIIMNAEVLGWSLGSPLVVNTTVGTFSADRLVVAAGPWAGPLLAETNVSVQVRRKVVAWYGAAEQLHAAAGYPCFLFELPTGVFYGFPAFDDQGAKVGEHSGGDDVADPLDVDRSLRVADAEPLDEFVRARLPGVHGARSGHSVCMYTMSPDEHFLVDALPSDPRIVFAAGLSGHGFKFAPALGEALAELALDGGSRLPIEFLSLRRFAAAQ, encoded by the coding sequence ATGAGAATGCGTTTTCAATCCCTCGTCCTGGGGCTCGGCGGCGTCGGCTCGGCTGCGCTTTGGCGGTTGGCCCAGCGAGGAATATCGGTCGTGGGGATCGACCGCTTTGCGCCGCCGCATGATCGGGGGAGTTCGCACGGCAAGACGCGGATCCTGCGACAGGCGTATTTTGAACACCCCGACTACGTGCCGCTGGCCCGCGCAAGTTACCGCTTGTGGGACGAACTCGAGCAAGCCGGCGGCCAGCCCCTCCGGCACAACACGGGCTTAGTGCAATTCGGCCCGGCTGACGGAGCGGTCGTGCGCGGCGTGCTGACTGCGGCGCGCGAGCATCAATTGCATGTCGAGCAGTTGGAATCGGACCAGGTACGCCGCCGCTGGCCCGGCTTCGCCGCCGACGGGCTTGCCGCGGTCTACGAGCCGGCCGCCGCGGCGCTGTTGGTCGAGCGATGCGTCGCCGCCCAGCTTACGGCTGCGCGCGCCGCCGGTGCTGAGATCATCATGAACGCCGAGGTCCTCGGCTGGTCCTTGGGGTCGCCGCTCGTCGTGAACACGACTGTCGGCACGTTCAGCGCCGATCGACTGGTGGTCGCCGCCGGGCCGTGGGCCGGTCCGCTCTTGGCCGAGACGAACGTTTCCGTTCAGGTGCGGCGCAAGGTGGTCGCGTGGTACGGCGCCGCCGAACAGTTGCACGCCGCGGCCGGCTATCCCTGCTTTTTGTTCGAACTGCCGACGGGGGTCTTTTACGGTTTCCCGGCCTTCGACGATCAAGGGGCCAAGGTCGGCGAACATTCAGGGGGGGACGACGTTGCCGACCCGCTCGACGTCGATCGCAGTCTCCGCGTCGCCGATGCCGAGCCGCTCGACGAATTCGTCCGCGCGCGCCTTCCCGGCGTGCATGGCGCGCGAAGCGGCCACTCGGTCTGCATGTACACGATGTCGCCGGACGAACACTTCCTCGTCGACGCCTTGCCGAGCGACCCGCGGATCGTGTTTGCCGCGGGGCTCTCCGGACACGGATTCAAGTTTGCGCCGGCGCTCGGCGAGGCGCTCGCCGAGTTGGCCCTCGACGGGGGGAGTCGTCTGCCGATCGAGTTCTTGTCGCTCCGCCGCTTCGCCGCTGCGCAGTGA
- a CDS encoding DUF4332 domain-containing protein codes for MNVTGLTLAGQDGRSDLAFERLAPQVNVLYGPPRSGKSAVAQLLGHLLYGKTHVGDRSAGATKPAAAGSLSVASRNGQYVLRRHRDESPLGRLTVAAADRSAIDGRSIQRLLGNAPPRLLARLYAVDFAAGTRVEDLFSAAFARDFNAHLAAIQQPDANGHAPEDRPAESSGRRSPRTRDGGSESINKQLDALIARRDELALQLEGQLSGRRHESGDLQRQSAELQRSLQSRRGQREDLLAELQRLQAEQAGLGTRLRYYALESTACRTAPGDREKQQLELETLDAEIGRCRQTLANLQQREATLRRELAEAHPDGAAHSEDSLADQRATLGVIERLLGDLDAETAQLARTIDTARRPGAEAHARISPVADMLRQQAYALCGQIAEQERAVRRQRLKAEARQVSRAQTDLAEQLEQLLDSRQGLLHRQRLERQGVVQYPLGPIDGHCQCEHHGRFVVESDAMLLGRGDRVAREEAARRDAAELAARIAQAEAELDAAEQTLAAEQRAWEQLQRRRAELLGPEAIDRMRDELQRLEAEIGRLLGCGCEHRRHESPAGWRASDVLAQLTDGRLVQIRTQRGGAGAVGEVIDRDGRRRSFSELTPAERDQAYLAVTLALAATHADSGERLPLVLDEPFLRQTPADAAAMAGVLASFAARGQQVIVATADQDAVQRFEGLGVEIFRLDALQAERPCVASVTAPQVEPETRTSIRLVRTTTDGPAPALRVAGAWPNNDGNRPVYYLTEDASIADFPVLGNNTAARFHAVGVRTTGELLAADPERISASLALPSVTAAVVRLWQTHMRLMCFVPDVSLNDAQVLGACGVTTPDELAGVDVDDLIATVDAFLATERGRRFASASDRFSRDQLRNWRRAAERRSERWRRSSAFASWQRNLRGEGIATVTPIVKPHRPAPTPIPSVKGARDRSARKSRTAASPSQRAQRYFLELESPVVDAPAIGEKMSQALAGVGIRTVADLLACDPGSVAEELGDRRITVERIRDWQTQAWLVCRIPELRGVAAQLLVACGYAAPEQIAGANAGELAERIGTLCRTTDGQRILRNSPVPTVAKVAQWIVNAGRTRTLGAA; via the coding sequence ATGAACGTCACAGGGCTCACGCTGGCCGGCCAGGACGGCCGATCCGATCTCGCCTTCGAGCGACTCGCCCCGCAGGTGAACGTCCTCTACGGCCCCCCGCGGAGCGGCAAGAGCGCCGTCGCTCAATTGCTGGGGCATTTGCTCTACGGCAAGACGCACGTCGGCGATCGATCCGCCGGCGCCACGAAACCCGCGGCGGCCGGGTCGCTCAGCGTCGCCAGTCGCAATGGCCAGTACGTTCTCCGGCGCCATCGCGACGAATCCCCGCTTGGCCGGCTGACGGTCGCGGCGGCCGACAGATCGGCGATCGACGGGCGGAGCATTCAGCGATTGCTCGGCAACGCCCCGCCGCGGCTGCTCGCCCGGCTGTACGCGGTCGACTTCGCCGCAGGGACGCGCGTCGAGGATCTGTTCTCAGCGGCGTTCGCCCGCGATTTTAACGCCCATCTTGCGGCGATTCAGCAACCGGACGCCAACGGTCACGCTCCGGAAGACCGACCGGCTGAGAGCTCTGGCCGGCGCTCGCCGCGGACACGCGACGGCGGCTCCGAATCGATCAACAAACAGCTCGACGCCCTCATTGCTCGTCGCGACGAATTGGCCTTGCAGCTTGAGGGCCAGCTCTCAGGCCGGCGTCACGAAAGCGGCGATCTGCAGCGGCAATCGGCCGAACTGCAGCGCTCGCTGCAGTCACGCCGCGGACAGCGCGAGGACCTGCTCGCCGAGTTGCAGCGTCTGCAGGCCGAGCAAGCCGGGCTGGGGACGCGACTGCGGTACTACGCCTTGGAATCGACCGCCTGCCGCACCGCACCGGGCGACCGCGAAAAACAACAACTCGAACTGGAAACGCTCGACGCCGAGATCGGTCGTTGCCGGCAGACGCTCGCCAATCTGCAGCAACGCGAAGCAACGCTGCGTCGCGAGTTGGCCGAAGCGCATCCCGACGGCGCCGCTCACTCCGAGGACAGCCTCGCCGACCAGCGCGCGACGCTGGGGGTCATCGAACGGCTGCTCGGGGACCTCGATGCGGAAACGGCCCAACTGGCGCGTACGATCGACACGGCTCGCCGTCCGGGAGCCGAGGCCCACGCGCGCATCTCGCCGGTGGCCGACATGCTGCGGCAGCAGGCGTACGCCCTGTGCGGCCAGATCGCCGAGCAGGAGCGCGCCGTTCGTCGTCAACGCCTCAAGGCCGAGGCGCGGCAAGTCTCACGGGCGCAAACCGATCTCGCCGAGCAACTCGAACAACTGCTTGATTCGCGGCAAGGACTGCTCCACCGGCAGCGACTGGAACGCCAGGGAGTCGTGCAGTATCCGCTCGGCCCGATCGACGGGCATTGCCAATGCGAACACCACGGGCGGTTCGTCGTCGAATCGGACGCGATGCTGCTGGGGCGCGGCGACCGGGTCGCGCGCGAAGAGGCGGCACGGCGCGATGCGGCGGAACTGGCGGCGCGGATTGCGCAAGCGGAAGCCGAACTCGACGCGGCCGAGCAAACGCTCGCCGCCGAGCAGCGGGCGTGGGAGCAGCTCCAACGCCGCCGAGCCGAGTTGCTCGGCCCCGAGGCGATCGACCGCATGCGCGACGAACTGCAGCGGCTTGAGGCCGAGATCGGCAGACTGCTGGGCTGCGGCTGCGAGCATCGCCGGCACGAGTCGCCCGCCGGTTGGCGCGCCTCGGACGTGCTCGCCCAGTTGACCGACGGCCGTCTCGTGCAGATTCGCACGCAGCGCGGCGGCGCGGGCGCTGTCGGCGAAGTGATCGATCGCGACGGTCGCCGCCGTTCGTTCTCCGAGCTGACTCCCGCGGAACGCGATCAGGCGTATTTGGCGGTGACGCTCGCCCTGGCCGCGACGCACGCCGATTCAGGAGAGCGGCTGCCGCTTGTGCTCGACGAACCCTTCCTGCGGCAGACCCCCGCCGACGCGGCCGCAATGGCGGGGGTGCTGGCGTCGTTCGCGGCCCGCGGACAGCAGGTGATCGTCGCGACGGCCGACCAGGACGCCGTGCAGCGGTTCGAGGGCTTGGGGGTCGAGATCTTCCGGCTCGATGCGTTGCAAGCGGAACGTCCCTGCGTGGCGTCCGTCACGGCGCCGCAAGTCGAGCCGGAAACGCGAACCTCGATCCGGCTCGTGCGCACGACGACCGATGGTCCCGCCCCGGCCCTGCGGGTCGCCGGCGCATGGCCGAACAACGACGGCAATCGGCCCGTCTACTATCTCACGGAAGACGCCTCGATCGCCGATTTCCCCGTACTGGGCAACAATACGGCAGCGCGGTTTCATGCGGTCGGCGTACGTACGACCGGCGAATTGCTTGCCGCCGATCCGGAACGGATCTCTGCATCGTTGGCCCTGCCGAGCGTGACCGCGGCGGTCGTCCGGTTGTGGCAGACCCACATGCGGCTGATGTGTTTCGTGCCGGACGTGTCGCTGAACGATGCGCAAGTGCTCGGCGCGTGCGGCGTGACGACCCCCGACGAATTGGCCGGCGTTGACGTCGACGACTTGATCGCAACGGTCGATGCGTTCCTGGCGACGGAGCGCGGTCGGCGATTCGCCTCGGCGAGCGACCGCTTCTCGCGAGATCAGCTTCGCAATTGGCGTCGCGCCGCCGAACGACGCAGCGAGCGCTGGCGCCGGTCGTCGGCATTCGCCAGTTGGCAACGCAATCTCCGCGGCGAAGGGATCGCGACCGTTACCCCGATCGTCAAGCCCCACCGACCGGCGCCGACGCCCATACCCTCCGTCAAGGGTGCGCGCGATCGATCGGCCCGCAAGTCCCGCACTGCCGCATCGCCCTCCCAGCGAGCCCAGCGCTACTTCTTGGAACTGGAGAGCCCGGTCGTCGACGCCCCGGCCATCGGCGAGAAGATGTCGCAGGCCCTCGCTGGCGTCGGCATTCGCACGGTGGCCGATCTGCTGGCGTGCGACCCGGGGTCGGTCGCTGAGGAACTGGGGGATCGCCGCATTACGGTCGAGCGGATTCGCGACTGGCAGACACAGGCTTGGCTGGTATGCCGCATCCCCGAGCTGCGCGGAGTCGCGGCTCAACTGCTGGTTGCATGCGGTTACGCCGCCCCGGAGCAGATCGCCGGAGCAAACGCCGGTGAACTTGCCGAGCGCATCGGCACGCTCTGTCGCACGACGGACGGCCAGCGCATTCTGCGGAACAGCCCCGTACCGACGGTCGCCAAGGTGGCGCAGTGGATCGTCAACGCCGGTCGCACGCGGACGCTCGGCGCGGCCTAG
- a CDS encoding aldehyde dehydrogenase family protein — protein MSSEATEVLKRLGMPGEPAAIAIGGRWEVGRGESLAVRSPIDGAPLATLPAATSEQTAAAIAKAAEAFRAWRVVPAPVRGEFVRRFGEQLRRHKSDLAALVALEAGKIATEALGEVQEMIDVCDFAVGLSRQLYGKTIASERPGHRLAEQWLPLGPVGVISAFNFPVAVWAWNAAIAWVCGDPVVWKPSEKTPLTAVACQALVAKTLAESPEIPAGVSCLVVGGADVGRMLAESPQLPLVSATGSTRMGRAVAEAVARRLGRSLLELGGNNGMIVAPSADLELAIRSIVFAAVGTCGQRCTSLRRLIVHESLADSLRDRLLAAYSRLPIGDPRQAGVLVGPLVDEAAYEGMRSALAAAKEQGGVVHGGERVRAGVPAGGCYVQPAIVEIDPAAPIVQQETFAPILYLLRYRDFSAAIEMHNAVPQGLASAILTADVREAEQFCGPAGSDCGIVNVNTSPSGAEIGGAFGGEKETGGGRESGSDSWKQYMRRATNTVNYSTDLPLAQGIKFDV, from the coding sequence ATGAGCAGCGAGGCAACCGAGGTCTTGAAGCGATTAGGCATGCCGGGCGAGCCCGCGGCGATCGCCATCGGGGGACGGTGGGAGGTCGGCCGCGGCGAGTCGCTCGCAGTCCGCTCGCCAATCGATGGCGCCCCGCTCGCAACGCTCCCCGCCGCGACCTCGGAGCAAACCGCCGCTGCGATCGCCAAGGCCGCTGAGGCGTTTCGCGCGTGGCGCGTCGTCCCCGCCCCGGTGCGCGGCGAGTTCGTCCGCCGCTTCGGCGAGCAGCTTCGCCGGCATAAGTCCGACCTTGCCGCGCTGGTCGCCCTCGAAGCGGGCAAGATCGCGACCGAGGCCCTTGGCGAAGTTCAGGAGATGATCGACGTTTGCGACTTTGCCGTGGGGCTCAGTCGCCAACTGTACGGCAAGACGATCGCCAGCGAACGACCCGGCCATCGGCTCGCCGAGCAGTGGCTCCCCTTGGGGCCGGTCGGCGTCATCTCCGCGTTCAACTTCCCCGTGGCCGTTTGGGCGTGGAACGCCGCGATTGCGTGGGTCTGCGGCGATCCGGTCGTTTGGAAACCCTCGGAAAAGACCCCGCTCACCGCGGTTGCCTGCCAGGCGCTCGTCGCCAAAACGCTCGCCGAATCGCCCGAAATCCCGGCGGGCGTATCGTGCTTGGTCGTCGGCGGCGCCGACGTGGGACGGATGCTCGCCGAGTCGCCGCAATTGCCGCTGGTGTCCGCAACGGGATCGACGCGCATGGGTCGCGCCGTCGCCGAGGCAGTCGCCCGTCGCCTGGGGCGGTCGCTGTTGGAACTCGGCGGCAACAACGGGATGATCGTCGCTCCCTCGGCCGATCTGGAACTGGCGATCCGCTCGATTGTGTTCGCCGCGGTTGGCACGTGCGGCCAGCGTTGCACGTCGCTGCGGCGATTGATCGTGCACGAGTCGCTCGCCGATTCGCTTCGCGATCGTCTGCTGGCTGCGTACTCGCGGTTGCCGATCGGCGACCCGCGGCAGGCGGGGGTGCTCGTCGGTCCGCTGGTCGATGAAGCGGCGTACGAAGGGATGCGCTCTGCCCTCGCCGCGGCGAAAGAGCAGGGGGGAGTCGTCCACGGCGGCGAGCGGGTCCGCGCCGGGGTCCCCGCGGGGGGGTGCTACGTGCAACCCGCGATCGTCGAGATCGACCCCGCGGCGCCGATCGTCCAGCAGGAAACCTTCGCCCCGATTCTGTACCTGCTGCGATACCGCGACTTTTCCGCGGCCATCGAGATGCACAACGCGGTGCCGCAGGGGCTCGCTTCGGCGATCCTGACCGCCGACGTCCGCGAGGCGGAGCAGTTCTGCGGTCCGGCCGGCTCGGACTGCGGCATCGTCAACGTGAACACCAGCCCCAGCGGCGCCGAGATCGGCGGCGCGTTCGGCGGAGAGAAGGAAACCGGCGGCGGTCGCGAGTCGGGCAGCGACTCGTGGAAGCAATACATGCGCCGGGCCACGAACACGGTCAACTATTCGACCGACCTGCCGCTGGCGCAGGGGATTAAGTTCGACGTGTGA
- a CDS encoding TIGR01212 family radical SAM protein (This family includes YhcC from E. coli K-12, an uncharacterized radical SAM protein.), whose product MDTTPRRARQGCVRAPPVESRLPGRALDAGHLPLYEVTQVQSTKPVTPPDSVPSWRVAGLRFYSYNHFLRQRFRGRVQKVSVDAGFTCPNVDGTVAVGGCTFCDNRSFSPSRRLPRAGILGQIDQSIARMRVRYADCRQFLAYFQPATNTYGPLDKLRRVYAEALTHPQVVGLAIGTRSDCVPDEVLDLLAEFAAGRYLSVEYGMQTMHNRSLEWMNRGHDHASFVDAVERSRDRGFEICAHVMLGLPGESHEDMLATARELARLRVDAVKLHNLYCVKNTKLAEQVAAGEVTLMERDDYVRTVVDVLELLPPEMVVERISGDAPPDYFVGPAWCLDKGGVRRELDAEFARRDSWQGKRYGAN is encoded by the coding sequence ATGGATACGACGCCGCGCAGGGCGCGGCAAGGTTGCGTCAGGGCGCCCCCTGTCGAGTCGCGGCTGCCCGGCCGGGCTCTCGACGCTGGCCACCTACCACTCTACGAAGTGACCCAAGTGCAGTCAACCAAACCGGTTACGCCCCCCGATTCGGTCCCTTCGTGGCGCGTCGCGGGGCTGCGGTTCTATTCCTACAACCACTTTCTCCGGCAGCGGTTTCGCGGCCGCGTGCAAAAAGTGAGCGTCGACGCCGGGTTCACCTGCCCGAACGTCGACGGCACGGTGGCCGTGGGGGGCTGCACGTTCTGCGACAATCGAAGTTTTAGCCCCAGCCGGCGGCTCCCCCGGGCCGGGATTTTGGGGCAAATCGACCAGAGCATCGCCCGAATGCGGGTCCGGTACGCCGATTGCCGCCAATTTCTCGCCTACTTCCAGCCCGCCACGAATACCTACGGCCCGCTGGACAAGTTGCGGCGGGTCTATGCCGAGGCCCTGACCCATCCCCAGGTCGTGGGACTGGCGATCGGCACCCGCAGCGACTGCGTCCCGGACGAGGTGCTCGATCTGCTGGCCGAGTTCGCCGCCGGCCGATATCTGTCAGTCGAGTACGGGATGCAGACGATGCACAACCGCTCGCTGGAGTGGATGAACCGGGGGCACGACCATGCGTCGTTCGTCGACGCGGTCGAGCGAAGCCGCGACCGGGGGTTCGAGATCTGCGCCCACGTCATGTTGGGGCTGCCGGGCGAATCGCACGAAGACATGCTCGCCACGGCTCGCGAGTTGGCTCGGCTGCGGGTGGACGCGGTGAAGCTCCACAATCTGTACTGCGTCAAGAACACGAAGCTGGCCGAGCAGGTCGCTGCGGGCGAGGTGACGCTCATGGAACGCGACGACTACGTGCGGACGGTCGTCGACGTGCTGGAACTGCTTCCCCCGGAGATGGTCGTCGAGCGGATCAGCGGCGATGCCCCGCCCGACTATTTCGTCGGCCCGGCCTGGTGTCTCGACAAGGGGGGCGTGCGCCGCGAACTCGACGCCGAATTCGCCCGGCGCGACTCGTGGCAGGGAAAACGGTACGGTGCGAATTGA
- a CDS encoding FHA domain-containing protein → MYGELIPVGGGDPIPLLKKQLLIGRRESCDIVLRFANVSAHHCQLYINGGYWYVRDMNSRNGVKVNGVRVTEKRIDPGDQFAVAKHKYEMMYSPSDLGAVGPPPADDLPAEIMNESLLSRAGLQSSKASPEDRRSQRQQGSRYDVLNDGAGQIKLPDRPV, encoded by the coding sequence ATGTACGGCGAACTCATTCCCGTGGGCGGCGGCGATCCGATCCCCTTGCTGAAGAAGCAACTGTTGATCGGCCGCCGCGAAAGCTGTGACATCGTCCTCCGTTTTGCCAACGTCTCGGCCCACCACTGCCAGTTGTACATCAACGGCGGGTACTGGTATGTGCGCGACATGAACAGTCGCAACGGGGTCAAGGTCAACGGCGTACGGGTCACCGAGAAACGGATTGACCCGGGCGACCAGTTTGCCGTCGCCAAGCACAAATACGAGATGATGTATTCGCCGTCCGATCTCGGCGCCGTCGGCCCGCCGCCGGCCGACGATCTGCCGGCCGAAATCATGAACGAGTCGCTCCTGTCGCGGGCCGGGCTGCAGTCGAGCAAGGCCTCGCCCGAGGATCGTCGCAGCCAGCGTCAGCAAGGGAGCCGCTACGACGTGCTGAACGACGGCGCCGGCCAGATCAAATTGCCGGACCGCCCGGTTTGA
- a CDS encoding carbohydrate kinase family protein, with amino-acid sequence MSLTFASQADRQFDCVVCGSCVVDVLVRPVDLSRPIGTGTLVRTEPLALRTGGIVSNAGITLARLGMRTAAMTYLGDDEWAAVIRSRYEAEGIDCRGLATLSGSPSSTSAVLIDERGERSFLHAVGAPKRLDQRAFLERLELFAASRAMLLGYYPLLPNLLPDLPAVLAAIRATGCVTALDAAGDGGDWEPLRAILPHVDLYVPSRAEAAHQTGTSDPAKMIAAFRDAGAAGIVGVKLGAEGALLSPAPGALRRISAVKPPGPIVDTTGAGDCFLGGLLAGLLRGLPLADAGRLAAAAGACCVTALGATTAIRNYDETAQLAGIATTAEHAAKRI; translated from the coding sequence ATGAGCCTCACGTTCGCTTCCCAAGCTGACCGGCAGTTCGACTGCGTCGTCTGCGGCTCATGCGTCGTCGACGTGCTCGTGCGGCCTGTCGATCTCTCGCGGCCGATTGGGACGGGTACGCTGGTCCGCACGGAACCGCTTGCGCTGAGGACCGGCGGCATCGTCTCGAACGCCGGCATCACGCTCGCCCGGCTTGGCATGCGGACCGCCGCGATGACCTATCTGGGCGACGACGAGTGGGCCGCAGTGATCCGCTCGCGCTACGAGGCCGAGGGCATCGACTGCCGCGGCCTCGCGACTCTCTCCGGCAGTCCGTCCAGCACCAGCGCCGTGCTGATCGACGAGCGGGGCGAACGGAGCTTCCTCCATGCGGTCGGGGCGCCGAAGCGGCTCGACCAGCGGGCGTTTCTGGAGCGGCTTGAGTTGTTCGCCGCCAGCCGGGCGATGCTGCTGGGGTACTACCCGCTGCTGCCGAACTTGCTCCCCGACTTGCCCGCGGTGCTGGCCGCGATCCGTGCAACGGGCTGCGTCACGGCGCTCGACGCCGCGGGGGACGGGGGGGATTGGGAACCGCTGCGGGCGATCCTGCCGCACGTCGACCTGTACGTGCCAAGTCGCGCCGAGGCGGCGCACCAGACAGGGACGTCAGATCCTGCCAAGATGATCGCCGCGTTTCGCGACGCCGGCGCCGCAGGAATCGTCGGCGTCAAGCTCGGGGCGGAAGGGGCCTTGTTAAGTCCAGCCCCCGGCGCGCTCCGACGCATCTCTGCCGTGAAGCCCCCGGGGCCGATCGTCGACACGACGGGCGCGGGAGATTGCTTTCTGGGGGGCTTGCTCGCGGGGCTCTTGCGGGGCCTGCCGTTGGCTGACGCCGGCCGTCTCGCGGCCGCCGCCGGCGCCTGCTGCGTCACGGCGCTCGGCGCCACGACGGCCATTCGCAACTACGACGAAACGGCGCAATTGGCTGGGATAGCAACGACTGCTGAACACGCCGCCAAGAGAATTTGA